Proteins from one Corallococcus exiguus genomic window:
- a CDS encoding efflux RND transporter permease subunit, with amino-acid sequence MFISDFAIKRPIITITAMVALVVFGIVALFNLETDEFPDVQQPVINVTIAYPGASPDTVEREIVEPIEDAIFAISGVDGKKTTSSSTDSLANFTVFFDFEKDIQEASQDIRDAISSKRADLPQEMEEPILTRFDPADQPIVSLVLTSDALDVPALTLIADPLVVGDLRSVPGVAQATVVGGVDREMTVQVRPAALQAAGLSVAQVVAALQAQNLAAPVGRLNTELQERTIRLKGRLETPEDFAQVPIAERNGRTLRLGEVADVFAGTEEPRTLSLYNGAQAVGIEVIKSKGHSTTEVADGVRERVKMLQQRLPANAKLEIVRDAGTRVENSVINVQQALIEGALLTVLVVFLFLNSWRSTVITGLALPVSVLASFVSVWAFGFTLNTMSLLGLTLAIGILIDDAIVVRENIVRHVEMGKDHYTASREGTNEIGLAVAATTFSIVAVFVPVAFMYGVAGQWFKPFALTIACSVLVSLFVSFSLDPMLSAYWPDPQVEKGERRNFISRGLERFNHWFDRQADRYKGVIAWALDHRLAMVLLAVGSLVGAVALQGVFGGAGFVPVSDRAEIEMLVETPAGSSLDYTRRKVEEVSRLTRQHPEVAYTYTTIGVPLPLRSPGVDQALVYVRLKPKTERKASQEVLGKTLRQELLAVGGANVSVFTSGFGGAIKSIQLELRGPESKGLNQLAQQVMKEVKQVPGAVDVGLSTRGEKPELEVELNRGVAGQLNVTVGQVAQSLRPAFAGLDSGDWVDPIGETRDVMVRLAPQFRENPSQLSQLPLVVGTSATGAPVVVPLGQVASVKQTVGPAQIDHLNREKVINVQANVAGRSLSEVMNGIQTRLEAVKVPPGYEVSTGGESADQQEVFGRVFLALGVAVMLMYLILVIQFGSFIDPLAILVSLPLSLIGVVLALVVTGDTLNIMSLIGVILLMGIVAKNAILLIDFAKWQHEKGMPLREALIEAGRIRLRPIIMTTFALIAGMVPVALGHGEGGDFRAPLGRAVIGGVITSTLLTLLVIPTVYEILTDGRAWMTGKLRRVFKARGQAHGPAHGGGEPRPHPQARQE; translated from the coding sequence GTGTTCATCTCCGACTTCGCCATCAAGCGCCCCATCATCACCATCACGGCGATGGTGGCGCTCGTCGTGTTCGGCATCGTGGCGCTCTTCAACCTGGAGACGGACGAGTTCCCGGACGTTCAGCAGCCGGTCATCAACGTCACCATCGCGTACCCAGGGGCCTCACCCGACACGGTGGAGCGCGAGATTGTCGAGCCCATCGAGGACGCCATCTTCGCCATCTCCGGCGTGGACGGGAAGAAGACCACGTCCAGCTCCACGGACAGCCTGGCGAACTTCACGGTCTTCTTCGACTTCGAGAAGGACATCCAGGAGGCGTCCCAGGACATCCGCGACGCCATCTCCAGCAAGCGCGCGGACCTGCCGCAGGAGATGGAGGAGCCCATCCTCACGCGCTTCGACCCGGCGGACCAACCCATCGTGTCGCTGGTGCTGACGTCGGACGCGCTGGACGTGCCCGCGCTGACGCTCATCGCGGATCCGCTGGTGGTGGGGGATTTGCGCTCGGTGCCCGGCGTGGCGCAGGCCACGGTGGTGGGTGGCGTGGACCGGGAGATGACGGTGCAGGTGCGGCCCGCGGCGCTCCAGGCGGCGGGCCTGTCGGTGGCGCAGGTGGTGGCGGCGCTCCAGGCGCAGAACCTGGCGGCGCCGGTGGGCCGGCTCAACACCGAATTGCAGGAGCGCACCATCCGGCTCAAGGGCCGCCTGGAGACGCCGGAGGACTTCGCGCAGGTGCCCATCGCGGAGCGCAACGGACGCACGCTGCGGCTGGGGGAAGTGGCGGACGTGTTCGCCGGCACCGAGGAGCCGCGCACCCTGTCGCTCTACAACGGCGCGCAGGCGGTGGGCATCGAGGTCATCAAGTCCAAGGGCCACAGCACCACGGAGGTCGCGGACGGCGTGCGCGAGCGGGTGAAGATGCTCCAGCAGCGGCTGCCCGCCAACGCGAAGCTGGAAATCGTCCGCGACGCGGGCACGCGCGTGGAGAACTCCGTCATCAACGTGCAGCAGGCGCTGATTGAAGGCGCGCTGCTCACGGTGCTGGTGGTGTTCCTGTTCCTCAACTCATGGCGCTCCACGGTGATTACGGGCCTGGCGCTGCCCGTGTCCGTGCTGGCGTCGTTCGTGAGCGTGTGGGCGTTCGGCTTCACGCTCAACACGATGTCGCTGCTGGGCCTGACGCTGGCCATCGGCATCCTCATCGACGACGCCATCGTGGTGCGCGAGAACATCGTGCGGCACGTGGAGATGGGGAAGGACCACTACACGGCGTCGCGCGAGGGCACGAACGAGATTGGCCTCGCGGTGGCGGCGACGACGTTCTCCATCGTGGCGGTGTTCGTTCCGGTGGCGTTCATGTACGGCGTGGCCGGGCAGTGGTTCAAGCCGTTCGCGCTCACCATCGCGTGCTCGGTGCTGGTGTCGCTGTTCGTGAGCTTCTCGCTGGACCCCATGCTCAGCGCGTACTGGCCGGATCCGCAGGTGGAGAAGGGCGAGCGGCGCAACTTCATCTCGCGGGGCCTGGAGCGCTTCAACCACTGGTTCGACCGGCAGGCGGACCGCTACAAGGGCGTCATCGCGTGGGCGCTGGACCACCGGCTCGCGATGGTGCTGCTGGCGGTGGGTTCGCTGGTGGGCGCGGTGGCGCTGCAAGGCGTCTTCGGCGGCGCGGGCTTCGTGCCGGTGAGCGACCGCGCGGAGATTGAGATGCTGGTGGAGACGCCCGCGGGCTCCAGCCTGGACTACACGCGGCGCAAGGTGGAGGAGGTGTCCCGCCTCACGCGTCAGCACCCGGAGGTCGCGTACACGTACACGACCATCGGTGTGCCGTTGCCCCTTCGCTCGCCGGGCGTGGACCAGGCGCTGGTGTACGTGCGGCTCAAGCCGAAGACGGAGCGCAAGGCGAGCCAGGAGGTGCTGGGCAAGACGCTGCGTCAGGAGTTGCTCGCGGTGGGTGGCGCGAACGTGTCGGTGTTCACCAGCGGCTTTGGCGGGGCCATCAAGTCCATCCAGCTGGAGCTGCGTGGGCCGGAGTCCAAGGGGCTCAACCAGCTGGCGCAGCAGGTGATGAAGGAGGTGAAGCAGGTGCCGGGCGCGGTGGACGTGGGGCTGTCCACTCGCGGCGAGAAGCCGGAGCTGGAGGTGGAGCTGAACCGCGGGGTCGCGGGGCAGCTCAACGTGACGGTGGGGCAGGTGGCGCAGTCACTGCGGCCGGCCTTCGCGGGCCTGGACTCCGGCGACTGGGTGGACCCCATTGGCGAGACGCGCGACGTGATGGTGCGCCTGGCGCCCCAGTTCCGGGAGAACCCGTCCCAGCTGTCACAGCTGCCGCTGGTGGTGGGCACCAGCGCCACGGGCGCGCCGGTGGTGGTGCCGTTGGGACAGGTGGCGTCGGTGAAGCAGACGGTGGGCCCGGCGCAGATCGATCACCTGAACCGCGAGAAGGTCATCAACGTGCAGGCGAACGTGGCGGGGCGGTCGCTGTCGGAGGTGATGAACGGCATCCAGACGCGGCTCGAGGCGGTGAAGGTGCCTCCGGGCTACGAGGTGTCCACGGGCGGCGAGTCCGCGGATCAACAGGAGGTGTTCGGCCGGGTGTTCCTGGCGCTGGGTGTGGCGGTGATGTTGATGTACCTCATCCTCGTCATCCAGTTCGGCTCGTTCATCGATCCGCTGGCCATCCTGGTGTCGCTGCCACTGTCGTTGATTGGCGTGGTGCTGGCGCTGGTGGTGACGGGGGACACGCTGAACATCATGAGCCTCATCGGCGTCATCCTGCTGATGGGCATCGTCGCGAAGAACGCCATCCTGCTCATCGACTTCGCCAAGTGGCAGCACGAGAAGGGCATGCCGTTGCGCGAGGCGCTGATTGAAGCTGGGCGCATCCGCTTGCGACCCATCATCATGACGACCTTCGCGCTCATCGCGGGCATGGTGCCGGTGGCGCTGGGACACGGCGAGGGTGGCGACTTCCGGGCGCCGCTGGGCCGCGCGGTGATTGGCGGCGTCATCACGTCCACGCTGCTCACGCTGCTGGTGATTCCGACGGTGTATGAAATCCTGACGGACGGTCGCGCGTGGATGACCGGCAAGCTGCGCCGGGTGTTCAAGGCGCGCGGCCAGGCCCACGGGCCAGCGCACGGTGGCGGCGAGCCCCGGCCCCACCCGCAGGCCCGGCAGGAGTGA
- a CDS encoding 4-alpha-glucanotransferase, whose amino-acid sequence MELLSPLPDSHRSLVTEALEALGVTRWVLSIHDPSFPGLPGEDLGRGSPYSEGAARFLAFARDLGFTGIQLGPQGQTTAYNPSPYDGTLFSRNTLNVALAPLTDPHGPWGALLSADTLARLVSEVPEDVGPEARYSSACRGQALALQEAWDTFRRTREPGLVRRFADFRLEQREWLERDALFDVLAARHHTPDDWRGWADSLDGRLFAPRAGEEAQAEARIRELLTVEADAVEQYAFRQFLVYEQHGLLRVRAGAWGLKLYGDLQIGFSPRDTWARQGLFLGAYLMGAPPSRTNPEGQPWNYPVLDPEQYIAPDGSGPGPVLRYMDARLGKMLSEYDGLRIDHPHGLVCPWVYRAGSADPLRAVQGGARLFSSPDLPDHPALARYSIVASAQLDRSVPRYADGWVKGLTEEQVARYAILFDSVVRTARAHGRAREDVLCEVLSTLPYELSRVMARDGLGRFRVTQKADLNNSADVYRSENVAPEDWVMVGNHDTKSLWRLVSEWQWKHALRAQADYLAERLHPDAEGREAFARQLAEDPGLLAQAKFADLFASRARSVMVFFADLLGMPDTYNAPGSVDARNWSLRIPTDWAEHYQQRLRVGAALNLPQVLAMALRAGGAEARARHAELLTRLDGAAARLRSGVR is encoded by the coding sequence GTGGAGCTCCTGTCCCCGCTGCCCGATTCGCACCGCTCGCTCGTCACCGAAGCCCTGGAGGCACTGGGTGTTACCCGCTGGGTCCTGAGCATCCATGACCCCAGCTTCCCCGGCCTCCCCGGAGAGGACCTGGGGCGCGGCTCTCCGTACTCCGAGGGCGCCGCGCGCTTCCTCGCCTTCGCTCGGGACCTGGGCTTCACCGGCATCCAGTTGGGGCCGCAGGGGCAGACCACCGCGTACAACCCGTCGCCGTATGACGGCACGTTGTTCTCGCGCAACACGCTGAACGTGGCGCTCGCGCCGCTCACGGATCCGCATGGGCCCTGGGGCGCACTGCTGTCCGCGGACACCCTGGCGCGGCTCGTCTCCGAAGTACCCGAGGACGTGGGTCCGGAGGCCCGGTACTCCTCCGCGTGCCGGGGCCAGGCGCTGGCGCTCCAGGAGGCGTGGGACACCTTCCGGCGCACCCGGGAGCCAGGGCTGGTTCGTCGCTTCGCGGACTTCCGCCTGGAGCAGCGGGAGTGGCTGGAACGGGATGCGCTCTTCGACGTGCTCGCCGCTCGGCATCACACGCCGGATGACTGGCGCGGTTGGGCGGATTCGTTGGATGGGCGCCTGTTCGCGCCGCGTGCCGGCGAAGAGGCGCAGGCGGAGGCGCGCATCCGGGAGTTGCTCACCGTCGAAGCCGATGCGGTGGAGCAGTACGCCTTCCGCCAGTTCCTCGTGTACGAGCAGCATGGGCTGCTGCGGGTGCGCGCGGGGGCTTGGGGACTCAAGCTGTATGGGGACCTCCAGATTGGTTTCTCGCCTCGGGACACGTGGGCGCGGCAGGGGCTGTTCCTGGGCGCGTACCTCATGGGGGCTCCGCCCAGCCGCACCAACCCGGAGGGCCAGCCGTGGAACTACCCGGTGCTGGATCCGGAGCAGTACATCGCTCCGGACGGTTCGGGCCCCGGGCCGGTGCTGCGCTACATGGACGCGCGGCTGGGCAAGATGCTCTCCGAGTACGACGGGCTGCGCATCGACCATCCGCACGGGCTCGTGTGCCCTTGGGTGTACCGCGCGGGCTCGGCGGATCCGCTGCGCGCGGTGCAGGGTGGGGCGCGGCTGTTCTCGTCGCCGGACCTGCCGGACCACCCGGCGCTGGCGCGGTACTCCATCGTGGCTTCGGCGCAGCTGGACCGCTCGGTGCCGCGTTACGCGGATGGGTGGGTGAAGGGGCTCACGGAGGAGCAGGTGGCTCGGTACGCCATCCTCTTCGACTCCGTGGTGCGCACGGCACGGGCGCATGGCCGGGCCCGCGAGGACGTGCTGTGCGAGGTGCTGAGCACGCTGCCGTATGAGCTGTCACGGGTGATGGCCCGCGATGGCCTGGGCCGCTTCCGCGTCACGCAGAAGGCGGACCTGAACAACTCGGCGGATGTGTACCGCAGCGAGAACGTGGCCCCCGAGGACTGGGTGATGGTGGGCAACCACGACACGAAGTCACTCTGGCGGCTGGTCTCCGAATGGCAGTGGAAGCACGCGCTGCGCGCCCAGGCGGACTACCTCGCGGAGCGGCTGCATCCCGATGCGGAGGGGCGTGAGGCCTTCGCGCGTCAGTTGGCGGAGGACCCGGGGCTGCTCGCGCAGGCGAAGTTCGCGGACCTGTTCGCCAGCCGTGCGCGCAGCGTGATGGTGTTCTTCGCGGACCTGCTGGGCATGCCGGACACGTACAACGCGCCGGGGTCCGTGGATGCGCGCAACTGGTCGCTGCGCATCCCGACGGACTGGGCCGAGCACTACCAGCAGCGGCTGCGCGTGGGCGCCGCGCTCAACCTGCCGCAGGTGCTCGCCATGGCGCTGCGCGCGGGCGGAGCCGAGGCCCGAGCCCGTCACGCGGAGTTGCTGACCCGGCTGGACGGCGCCGCGGCCCGACTGCGAAGCGGCGTGCGGTGA